From the genome of Borrelia turicatae 91E135:
ATATAATTTACTAAAATATAAAAAAGGAATACTTCTCTTGTATAGGAGAAGTATTTTCCTTAAATGACTTGATTATTTAGTTTGACTATTTACTTAGTAACAATAACATTGTTCTGCAACATTAGTAGATCCCTTAACACTATTAACATTCGCAGCTCCAATCGCTAATTGCCCAGCATAATTATTATTACCAACAACAACACCATCGGTCTGAGAATCTTTTATCTTGTCAATCATTGCCCATAGATCTTCTTTTGATACCTCATCTACTAACTTTGCAGAAGCACCCTAACCCGCATTATTACCTCCAAGTGCATCAGTGGCAGTATTAGCAACAACATTTACGGCATTACCAGCTTCAATATTTACTCCAGATTTTTTGATACATCAATAATTTCTCTTACATTGTCAATAACAATTTTACATCAGCAGCATTGGTAGGCACTGCTGCATCACCTGCATTAGCATCAGCCCGAGCATTACCAATGTCAGCACCATCATTAGTTACACCAGATAATTTGATTACAGAGTCAATTAGTTTTGCAATAACATCACTAGCACTGTTAATTGTAGCCTCAACCCCTGTAGTATCAGCATATGGCGTAGAAGTTATGTCTTTCGCTAAAACTATCTAATTTATCCTTAGTAGTTGCAAGTCCATTTGCCTATCGTCTTAAAGTGTTCTCCTACCTTACATTTTTTATCACCAGATTTAACAGCTGTAAGTCCAAAAGTATCACCAATAGCATTACCAAAAATGCTAAAAATCTCTTGAAATCCTTAACCTATTTTGACAAGTGAATCAAAAAAAGTATTCTTATTCTACTGCTCCTAATAACTTATTGACTGCAGTTACTCCTACTCCTTGTGATGCTTTGTCATCATTCATTATTATTCACAGCTAATTTACCATCTTTAACTAATGAGCGTAGGGCTATTCCTCCACTCACCACACTTACTAACGCTGCATCTTTTGCTAAATTAGCCGCTTGACCCCCTTTAGCAAAAGAAATTGCACTTGTATCCGCAGTTGCATTAGCTCCTACTGCTGCATCAATTTCTCCTGATTTAACAATAGCTGCTAATATTTCTTTACCCACTACTATTAATGCTGCTTCTGGTCCCACATTCCCTCCTGCAGCACCTGTAGATAAAACCTTATCTCCATTTTTGTCATCAGTTCTTTCTACGTTTGCGGTATTGCTACATTACTTTTTTTTGGCTCTTCAATTTTTTGTGTCTTAGCTGTATCCACTATTCCTTTCAATGACTTAAGGGCTCTTTTTAATTCATCTGTAGCTGCTGATACTCCTTATTGATTACTTGTTGCCTCCCCCACTATCTTGCCATCACCTATTTCTTTTAAAGACTCTAAATGACCTTTTAATGTGTTTAAAGTAGCCTTAGCTGTATCAACTAAATTCTAATTGAACTTTTTAATACATCGTCTTTATCAACACCTGCTGTTGACTTTTTTGCTACTTGTTCCAATTCATCTGATGCTTCTCCAAATTCCTTACCTAAAGCAGTAAAATAATCTCCTACGTCATTTTTAGTTGTATCTTTAGTTACTCTTAATCCTAATGTATCTGCTATTAAACCCATAAATGCATAAAAGGCGTCCTGCGCTGTCCTTTCCATGTGCATCATTACTTCACTTAAACTTCGTCCTTCCTGTAGCTGCTTGACAATCCTTACCTGCTTGTGGTTGTTAACCACTGCCACAGCTAAGAAGTAAAAATAAAGTCATCAATAACGCACTTTAAAGTAACTCTTTTCATTATTACGTGCCTCCTTTTTGCTCAGAGGGGCAAGGTGGTTAAAAAAATTTGAATAAAAAAAGCTAAGAACATAAATACTGTAATCTTGTAGAGACTAAATACAATAAGACAATTGCAGATATTAACTATCTCTAACAAATAATTAAATAATTTTGTAAAAAATGACTAAAAAATAATTGACAGAGGGTCAATTAAAGAAGGGGATAGGTAAATAAATTTACTTTGCTAATAATGACATTAATGCTAAGAATATTCCTATATTAAGTGTAATAAGGGTACCAAACATCCAATTATGTAGTCTTGATGTACTCTTAAATTCAGATGCAGTTTTATCAAGTTTATTATCAAGCTCCACCCTATTAATTTCCATATCTTTTCTAACAAGAAAAACCTCATTTTTAACACTATCAATCTTGGTATTAAGATTACTCTCAACAGTATTGATTTTGGTATCCAGGTCTCTAATATCAGATTTTAAGGTTGTCTCAACCCTTTGAATCTCAGCTTGTAAAAGAGATTCAACTTTTTCAAGCTTAAGGTTAAAAGTAGTCTCTAAATACTCAATGTCTTTATAAGTCAGTTCATTTTTATAATATCTATAAGATAAATCAATAGCAATATCTCTATTAATACCAGCTTTAGTAAGTTCAGCTATAACCATTTGTTGAGTAATAACGGGTTGTGCAAGTCCCATAAAAATCCCCTTGTATAATTATTATATAATATGTTAAGTATTATAGGAACCTAACTTTAATAAAATGTGCTTTAAGAGTACGAGTACCCAAAGTCAATAACATATATGCTTGCTGACAGACTATCTAATAAATCATCATCACTCTTACCATCTCCTTTATAATTATAAATATCAGATATAGCTACTTACTTGAATAATCCATAATACTAAGTTTAAATGTAGCAAATGGTTCTATTAACGTAGTAATTCTAGTAAATTTATTACTTATAGGTTTAATTGGTACAATCCTAAACTTATGACTCATACGTGCTCTAGGGTTAAGAAATGTTTTGGTCACATTCCCATATCCAGAAGTGTTATCCCTATCTT
Proteins encoded in this window:
- the bdr gene encoding Bdr family repetitive protein, whose protein sequence is MGLAQPVITQQMVIAELTKAGINRDIAIDLSYRYYKNELTYKDIEYLETTFNLKLEKVESLLQAEIQRVETTLKSDIRDLDTKINTVESNLNTKIDSVKNEVFLVRKDMEINRVELDNKLDKTASEFKSTSRLHNWMFGTLITLNIGIFLALMSLLAK